The Actinocorallia herbida DNA window TGCGGCCCGGCGATCGGGTGTCGGTGGAACTCCCGAAGGGCCCCGACCAGGCCGTCGCCGTCCTCGGGGTGCTCGCCCTGGGCGCGGCCTACGTGCCGATCGGCGCGCATACGCCGGGCCCGCGCCGCAGGGCGCAGCGCGCCGCACTGGGCGCCGCCTTCGCCATCCGGCCGGGCTCGCCCGTCCTCGCCGGGCGCGACACGCCGCTGCGCCCCGGAGCCGTGCCGCCCGCGGGCGCCGCCTACGTGGTGTTCACGGCGGGCCGGGGAGGCGCGCCCAAGGCCGTCGAGGTCGCCCACCGCGCCGCCGCCCACACCATCGACGCCCTGGTCGAGCGCTGCGCGATGGACGACACCGATGTCACGTTCTGCGCCGCGCCGCTGGAGTCCGACCTCTCGGTCTTCGACATGTTCGCGGCCTGGACCGTCGGCGGGTCGGTCGTGCTGCCCGAAGAGTCCGCCTCGGCGGCGCGCCACGCCGAACTCGCCGAGCGCTGGTCGGTGACCGTGCTGAACGGCGTGCCCTCGGTGCTCGAAGGGCTGCTCGCCCAGGACCGGCCACTGCACCTGCTGCGGACCGCGCTGCTCGGCCGCGCGAGCGCCCCGCCCCGGCTGCTCGCCTCCGCCGCCGCCCGGCTTCCGCACTGCCGCCTCCTGCGGCTCGGCGGCGCGACCGAGACCGCCCTGTACGCGACGGTCAGCGCCTACCCGGGCCGCCC harbors:
- a CDS encoding AMP-binding protein is translated as MLSDSPLRETLDGPPRAARPAACDGGAASAAELRVRRALNALAPFPERTLHEVFFRRARRVPYAAAVRWGDSGVLTYGELAVRALSTAAALAERGVRPGDRVSVELPKGPDQAVAVLGVLALGAAYVPIGAHTPGPRRRAQRAALGAAFAIRPGSPVLAGRDTPLRPGAVPPAGAAYVVFTAGRGGAPKAVEVAHRAAAHTIDALVERCAMDDTDVTFCAAPLESDLSVFDMFAAWTVGGSVVLPEESASAARHAELAERWSVTVLNGVPSVLEGLLAQDRPLHLLRTALLGRASAPPRLLASAAARLPHCRLLRLGGATETALYATVSAYPGRPDAVPYGVPLRGVACRVVDALGRDVPDGVAGELWIGGACLAEGYAGDAARTAAAFPPHDGARWHRTGDLARYLPGGALEYLGRTAGAPAAARRTA